The following are encoded in a window of Peromyscus maniculatus bairdii isolate BWxNUB_F1_BW_parent chromosome X, HU_Pman_BW_mat_3.1, whole genome shotgun sequence genomic DNA:
- the Cox7b gene encoding cytochrome c oxidase subunit 7B, mitochondrial, translated as MLPFVKNAVSRLQVRSIQQVVARQSHQKRAPDFHDKYGNAILAGGFLFCVSTWTYTATQIGIEWNLSPVGRVTPKEWRDQ; from the exons ATGTTGCCCTTTGTCAAAAACGCAGTAAGCCGTCTCCAAG TTCGAAGCATTCAGCAAGTGGTAGCTAGGCAGAGCCACCAGAAACGGGCACCTGATTTCCATGACAAATATGGAAATGCTATATTAGCAGGTGGATTCCTCTTCTGTGTTTCTACATGGACATAT ACAGCAACACAAATTGGCATAGAATGGAACCTGTCTCCTGTTGGCAGAGTCACCCCAAAGGAATGGAGAGATCAGTAG